CCGAGATTCCCATCCGCGAGGGCAGCGATGGCTACGTGGTGCGCATCGGTGATGTTGCCCAGGTCGAACTGGCCTCGGCCGAGCGCCGCGCCTACTACAAGAGCAACGGCCAGCCCAACGTCGGTCTGGGCGTGGTCAAGACCTCGACCGCCAATGCGCTGGACGTGACCCGCGCCGCACGAGCAGAGGCGGTCGAGATCCAGAAAACGTTGCCCGAGGGCACCGACATCTTCGTGGCCTACGACTCCACGGTGTTCATCGACGAGTCGATCCGGCGCGTTTACCACACGCTGCTGGAGGCAATGGCGCTGGTCCTGCTGGTGATCTGGCTGTTCCTGGGCAGCTTCCGTGCCGCGCTGATCCCGGCGGTCACGGTGCCGGTGTGCCTGATTGCGGCCTTCATTCCGCTGTACCTGTTTGGCTATTCCATCAACCTGTTGACCCTGCTGGCGCTGGTGCTCTCGATCGGGCTGGTGGTGGACGATGCCATCGTGGTGCTGGAGAACATCCAGCGCCGCGCCGACCTCGGTGAGCCGCCGCTGGTCGCTGCGGTGCGCGGGACCAAGCAGGTCGCCTTCGCGGTGATCGCAACCACGACCGTGCTGGTCGCGGTGTTCCTGCCAGTGGGCTTCATGGAAGGCAATACCGGGCGCCTGTTCCGCGAGCTTTCGGTGGCGCTGGCCGGCGCGGTGGCGCTGTCGGCGTTCGTCGCCCTGACGCTGACCCCGATGATGTCCTCCAAGCTGGTGCGTGCGCGCACCGACGAGCGTTCCAATCCGATCCACCGCTGGAGCAACCGCCAGCTGACCCGCCTCAGCGGCGCCTACCAGGGCTGGCTGGGCCGACACGTTGGCAAGCGCTGGCTGGTTGGAGGCCTGATGCTCGGTGCGCTGGCGCTGAGCTATGGCCTGATCAAGCTGGTGCCGTCCGAGCTGGCCCCGGCCGAGGACCGTGGCTCGTTCTTCGTGTCCATCGTCGGCCCGGAAGGTGCGGGCTTTGACTACACCGTCGGCCAACTGGCCCAGGTCGAGGCGGTGGTCGCCGCCCACACCGGCGAGGACAAGGCGATCCGGCGCTACAACAGCCGCGCTCCCGGCGGCTGGGGCGCGACCGAGGAGATGCATACGGCCAACGTGATCGTGTTCCTGCAGGACTGGGACCAGCGCGACATGAGCACGGCCGAGGTCGCCGATTCGCTGCGCGCCGATCTGGGCAAGCTGACCGGCGTGCAGGCACAGCCGCGCGTGGGCGGCGGCCTGGTCGGCAGCCGTGGCCAGCCCATCCAGCTCGTCCTGGGCGGCCCGGAATATGCGGAAATCGCGCAGTGGCGCGACATGATGATGGAGAAGATGGAGGCCAATCCGGGCCTGTTCTCGGTGGATTCGGACTACAAGGAAACCCGCCCGCAGATGCGCGTGGAGATCGACCGCAAACGTGCGTCCGACCTGGGCGTCAGCGTGTCGGACATCGGCCATGCGCTTGAAACGATGATGGGCAGCCGCCGGGTGACCACCTTCGTCCAGGACGGCGAAGAGTACGACGTGCTGGTCCAGGCGGGTCGCGATGGGCGGGCCTCTCCTGCCGACCTGTCGGCGATCGAGGTGCGCGGCAAAGACGGCGTGCTGGTGCCGCTGTCCAACCTGGTGACCCTGTCGGAGCTGGCCGAGGCAGGCAGCCTCAACCGCTTCGACCGCATGCGTGCGATCACGATCACCGCCGGGCTGGCGCCGGGCTACACGATGGGCGAGGCGCTGGAGTTCCTCAACCAGACCGTCGCCACCACGCTGCCGGACTATGCGCAGGTCGCGTGGAAGGGCGAATCGCGGGAGTACCAGAAGGCCGGCGGCGCAGTGCTGCTGACCTTCGCGCTGGCGCTGCTGGTGGTGTTCCTGGTGCTGGCCGCGCAGTTCGAGAGCTTCATCCATCCCTTCGTGATCATGCTCACCGTGCCCCTGGCGGTGCTGGGCGCGCTGGTCGGTTTGGCGGTGACGGGTGGCACGCTCAACCTGTTCAGCCAGATCGGCATCGTCATGCTGGTCGGGCTGGCCGCGAAGAACGGCATCCTGATCGTCGAATTCGCCAACCAGTTGCGCGACTCGGGGCGGACGATCACCGAGGCGATCATCGAGTCG
The genomic region above belongs to Lysobacter avium and contains:
- a CDS encoding efflux RND transporter permease subunit codes for the protein MSISDLAIRRPVFATVMSLLLMVIGVMTFSRLTLRELPAIDPPIVSVNVNYPGASAAVVETRITQALEDALSGIEGVETIQSRSVNGRSSVTLEFTLERDIEAAANDVRDAISSVASRLPDEADAPQVRKADSDSDTLIWLNMSSTTMDALQLSDYAERYIVDRLSSLDGVSQVQIGGRQRYAMRIWLDRSAMAARGITATDIEAALRAENVELPAGRIESETRDFTLRVARQYEKPSDFAEIPIREGSDGYVVRIGDVAQVELASAERRAYYKSNGQPNVGLGVVKTSTANALDVTRAARAEAVEIQKTLPEGTDIFVAYDSTVFIDESIRRVYHTLLEAMALVLLVIWLFLGSFRAALIPAVTVPVCLIAAFIPLYLFGYSINLLTLLALVLSIGLVVDDAIVVLENIQRRADLGEPPLVAAVRGTKQVAFAVIATTTVLVAVFLPVGFMEGNTGRLFRELSVALAGAVALSAFVALTLTPMMSSKLVRARTDERSNPIHRWSNRQLTRLSGAYQGWLGRHVGKRWLVGGLMLGALALSYGLIKLVPSELAPAEDRGSFFVSIVGPEGAGFDYTVGQLAQVEAVVAAHTGEDKAIRRYNSRAPGGWGATEEMHTANVIVFLQDWDQRDMSTAEVADSLRADLGKLTGVQAQPRVGGGLVGSRGQPIQLVLGGPEYAEIAQWRDMMMEKMEANPGLFSVDSDYKETRPQMRVEIDRKRASDLGVSVSDIGHALETMMGSRRVTTFVQDGEEYDVLVQAGRDGRASPADLSAIEVRGKDGVLVPLSNLVTLSELAEAGSLNRFDRMRAITITAGLAPGYTMGEALEFLNQTVATTLPDYAQVAWKGESREYQKAGGAVLLTFALALLVVFLVLAAQFESFIHPFVIMLTVPLAVLGALVGLAVTGGTLNLFSQIGIVMLVGLAAKNGILIVEFANQLRDSGRTITEAIIESAGVRLRPILMTSIATAVGALPLVLAGGPGSASRATIGVVIMFGVSLSTLLSLFVVPAFYVVLAPFTRSPHAVSQELDALAAKTPEVGGHA